A single Xylanimonas cellulosilytica DSM 15894 DNA region contains:
- the clpS gene encoding ATP-dependent Clp protease adapter ClpS — protein sequence MTATTAGPDLRTEHETDTAASTSLADPWVTIVWNDPVNLMTYVTYVFESYFGYPPARARTLMLQVHREGRAVVSTGPRERMEVDVQAMHGFGLWATMQRSSQGDAA from the coding sequence GTGACAGCGACGACGGCCGGGCCCGACCTGCGCACCGAGCACGAGACCGACACGGCGGCCTCCACCTCGCTCGCCGACCCCTGGGTCACCATCGTCTGGAACGACCCGGTCAACCTCATGACGTACGTGACCTACGTCTTCGAGAGCTACTTCGGCTACCCGCCCGCCCGCGCCCGCACCCTCATGCTCCAGGTGCACCGCGAAGGCCGCGCCGTCGTGTCCACCGGGCCCCGCGAACGCATGGAGGTGGACGTGCAGGCCATGCACGGGTTCGGCCTGTGGGCCACGATGCAGCGCTCCTCGCAGGGAGACGCCGCATGA
- a CDS encoding NTP transferase domain-containing protein: protein MASATPLTSAVVLAAGHDDVSRSLLTHPLGGSTVVGAAVGTVTRVVDPSRVVVVVAPGDTAVREALGDGYTYVEQAEPRGTGDAVLTARAAIEALGTDRVLVAYADTPLLRPDSLRGLLHRFTLKDADLAILTAVVDDVAQEYGEYGEVVREATPSGPAPIIAIRDQAEQHAPREGRTELNVGAYAAHPGLLFGELEAMAADDEHRLTELARRIIGRGKSIHSYQIYDTSEVRGINTPEQLAQAADIVLARLFVPVKNTDTQIVFGTGGWRALIGEGYTLANVRRLSQAIANEVTRRGLEGQGVVIGGDRRFLSRESAEAAAEVFAGNNIPVTLLRDDVPTPLVTFAAPYLQAAYGIIITSSHNPPQWNGMKVFRADGSLPLDDETNRYQDEANALSIADVVTLDLARARETGVVVDRELDEPYIDAIEEIIDVDAVRGSGLRVIVDAMYGTSQSTLGTILTDMRVRAEFIHAQHNPLFGGIAPAPDSERLHALKGLIERGGGRYSLGMATDGDSDRIGIVDEQGEYVEANDLLLLLYWYLHEVRGERGGVVRNLATTHMLDRLAAHFGEESREVKVGFKHVTAGMEEIGAVLGGESSGGLTVRGWLLGKDGIFACALVAEMLARTGKTISALRQAIWDVTGRLYMAEADVPATPEMRVEVPRRLASEPLTHVGAYPVASVSHIDGTKIVLEDGGWALLRFSGTEPLLRMVAEAATPEQARELLDWLKGFVTA, encoded by the coding sequence ATGGCGTCCGCGACACCCCTGACCTCCGCCGTCGTCCTCGCAGCGGGGCACGACGACGTCTCCCGATCGCTGCTGACCCATCCCCTCGGCGGCTCCACGGTCGTGGGCGCCGCCGTCGGCACCGTGACGCGGGTGGTCGACCCGTCACGCGTCGTCGTCGTCGTGGCCCCCGGGGACACCGCGGTGCGCGAGGCGCTCGGCGACGGCTACACGTACGTCGAGCAGGCCGAGCCGCGCGGCACGGGCGACGCCGTGCTCACCGCGCGCGCGGCGATCGAGGCCCTCGGCACGGACCGCGTGCTCGTCGCCTACGCCGACACCCCCCTGCTGCGGCCCGACTCCCTGCGCGGCCTGCTGCACCGGTTCACGCTCAAGGACGCCGACCTGGCGATCCTCACCGCCGTCGTCGACGACGTCGCCCAGGAGTACGGCGAGTACGGCGAGGTCGTCCGCGAGGCGACCCCCTCGGGTCCCGCACCGATCATCGCGATCCGCGACCAGGCCGAGCAGCACGCGCCGCGCGAGGGCCGCACCGAGCTCAACGTCGGCGCCTACGCGGCGCACCCCGGCCTGCTGTTCGGCGAGCTGGAGGCCATGGCCGCCGACGACGAGCACCGCCTCACCGAACTGGCGCGGCGCATCATCGGGCGCGGCAAGTCGATCCACTCCTACCAGATCTACGACACCTCCGAGGTGCGTGGCATCAACACCCCCGAGCAGCTCGCGCAGGCGGCCGACATCGTCCTGGCCCGGCTGTTCGTACCCGTCAAGAACACGGACACCCAGATCGTGTTCGGCACGGGTGGCTGGCGGGCGCTCATCGGCGAGGGGTACACGCTCGCCAACGTGCGCCGGCTCAGCCAGGCCATCGCCAACGAGGTCACGCGCCGCGGCCTGGAGGGGCAGGGCGTCGTCATCGGCGGCGACCGCCGGTTCCTCTCGCGCGAGTCCGCCGAGGCGGCCGCCGAGGTGTTCGCGGGCAACAACATCCCCGTCACGCTGCTGCGCGACGACGTGCCCACCCCGCTGGTCACCTTCGCCGCCCCGTACCTCCAGGCGGCCTACGGCATCATCATCACGTCCTCCCACAACCCGCCCCAGTGGAACGGCATGAAGGTGTTCCGGGCCGACGGGTCGCTGCCGCTCGACGACGAGACGAACCGGTACCAGGACGAGGCGAACGCGCTGAGCATCGCCGACGTCGTCACCCTCGACCTGGCGCGTGCCCGCGAGACCGGCGTCGTCGTCGACCGCGAGCTCGACGAGCCGTACATCGACGCGATCGAGGAGATCATCGACGTCGACGCCGTCCGCGGCTCCGGGCTGCGCGTCATCGTCGACGCCATGTACGGCACCTCGCAGAGCACGCTGGGCACGATCCTCACGGACATGCGCGTGCGCGCCGAGTTCATCCACGCCCAGCACAACCCGCTGTTCGGCGGGATCGCCCCGGCGCCGGACTCCGAGCGGCTGCACGCCCTCAAGGGGCTGATCGAACGCGGCGGCGGGCGGTACAGCCTGGGCATGGCCACCGACGGCGACTCCGACCGCATCGGCATCGTCGACGAGCAGGGCGAGTACGTCGAGGCCAACGACCTGCTGCTGCTCCTGTACTGGTACCTGCACGAGGTGCGCGGCGAGCGCGGCGGCGTCGTCCGCAACCTCGCCACCACGCACATGCTGGACCGGCTCGCCGCCCACTTCGGCGAGGAGTCCCGTGAGGTGAAGGTCGGGTTCAAGCACGTCACGGCCGGGATGGAGGAGATCGGCGCCGTGCTGGGCGGCGAGTCCTCCGGCGGCCTGACGGTGCGCGGCTGGCTGCTCGGCAAGGACGGCATCTTCGCGTGCGCCCTGGTGGCCGAGATGCTGGCCCGCACCGGCAAGACCATCTCCGCGCTGCGGCAGGCCATCTGGGACGTCACCGGGCGCCTCTACATGGCGGAGGCCGACGTGCCGGCCACCCCGGAGATGCGCGTCGAGGTACCGCGCCGGCTCGCCTCCGAGCCGCTGACCCACGTCGGCGCGTACCCCGTGGCGAGCGTGTCCCACATCGACGGCACCAAGATCGTGCTGGAGGACGGCGGCTGGGCGCTGCTGCGCTTCTCCGGCACCGAGCCCCTGCTGCGCATGGTGGCCGAGGCCGCCACCCCCGAGCAGGCGCGTGAGCTTCTCGACTGGCTGAAGGGATTCGTGACGGCATGA
- a CDS encoding DUF2017 family protein → MTPFRPGDDGYEAFWEEAERHVLAGVAREVADMLREQAGLPDDDEDDPLGTLTATTQSTGTPREPDDPAARRLLPDASRDDDAVAAEFRHLTQTDLAAAKVRGLERFAALLEGAPSDAPFTEDPDDDDRAVVLVTRENAREFAAALTDVRLVVAQRLGLETDDDVETLHDEVLAGTDPDDDEREIDPTVRRYWGGIFVAAGFAQESLVGAMLDDHRARTSGG, encoded by the coding sequence ATGACCCCCTTCCGGCCCGGCGACGACGGGTACGAGGCCTTCTGGGAGGAGGCCGAACGGCACGTGCTCGCCGGCGTCGCCCGCGAGGTCGCCGACATGCTGCGCGAGCAGGCCGGCCTGCCCGACGACGACGAGGACGACCCGCTCGGCACCCTGACCGCCACCACCCAGTCCACCGGCACACCCCGCGAGCCCGACGACCCCGCCGCCCGGCGCCTCCTGCCCGACGCCTCGCGCGACGACGACGCCGTCGCCGCCGAGTTCCGCCACCTCACCCAGACCGACCTCGCCGCCGCCAAGGTGCGCGGCCTCGAACGCTTCGCCGCCCTCCTCGAAGGGGCGCCGTCCGACGCCCCGTTCACGGAGGATCCCGACGACGACGACCGCGCCGTCGTGCTCGTCACCCGCGAGAACGCCCGCGAGTTCGCCGCCGCCCTCACCGACGTCCGCCTCGTCGTCGCCCAGCGCCTCGGACTCGAGACCGACGACGACGTCGAGACCCTCCACGACGAGGTGCTCGCCGGCACCGACCCGGACGACGACGAGCGGGAGATCGACCCGACGGTGCGCCGGTACTGGGGCGGCATCTTCGTCGCCGCCGGGTTCGCGCAGGAGTCCCTCGTCGGCGCCATGCTCGACGACCACCGCGCCCGCACCTCCGGTGGTTGA
- a CDS encoding SDR family NAD(P)-dependent oxidoreductase: protein MTPPTTAGSAAPGIDPEKLAVTLEVLAQLHELPPEHDDVQAVKRATGYMWKLLKKSRRAEVRQHKQRHDQAVIEQTATGSPMRIDDETAGIPLVSTAPGAFAGELITPRGCYICKQEFTLVDAFYHWLCPTCAAMSHAKREQRTDLTGKRALLTGGRAKIGMYIALRLLRDGAHLTITTRFPKDAVRRFAAMEDAADWLHRLKIVGIDLRDPTQVIALTDDVAADGPLDIIVNNACQTVRRLPGSYSHLIDGESAPLAPLPSGLELPEMVTFDRISEAHPAAIAGALTAHPVAHHDGEPEAAAVAAHNAATLTALALKAGGASLEQHLAGTAVDAGGLIPDIQDNNSWTQVIDEVDPLELLEVQFCNSVAPFLIVSRLRPAMRAAVERGARRAYVVNVSAMEGQFSRRYKGAGHPHTNMAKAALNMLTRTSAGEMFETDRILMTAVDTGWITDERPHHEKLRIAAEGWHAPLDLVDGAARVYDPIVRGEAGEDVYGCFLKDYAPSPW from the coding sequence GTGACTCCCCCCACCACCGCCGGCAGCGCCGCGCCCGGTATCGACCCCGAGAAGCTCGCGGTCACCCTCGAGGTCCTGGCGCAGCTGCACGAGCTGCCGCCCGAGCACGACGACGTCCAGGCGGTCAAGCGGGCCACGGGGTACATGTGGAAGCTGCTCAAGAAGTCGCGCCGCGCCGAGGTGCGCCAGCACAAGCAGCGGCACGACCAGGCGGTCATCGAGCAGACCGCCACCGGGTCGCCGATGCGGATCGACGACGAGACGGCGGGCATCCCGCTGGTCTCGACGGCGCCCGGGGCGTTCGCCGGCGAGCTGATCACGCCGCGCGGGTGCTACATCTGCAAGCAGGAGTTCACGCTGGTCGACGCGTTCTACCACTGGCTGTGCCCCACCTGCGCGGCGATGAGCCATGCGAAGCGCGAGCAGCGCACCGACCTCACGGGCAAGCGGGCGCTGCTGACCGGCGGGCGGGCGAAGATCGGCATGTACATCGCCCTGCGCCTGCTGCGGGACGGCGCGCACCTGACGATCACCACGCGCTTCCCCAAGGACGCGGTGCGCAGGTTCGCCGCGATGGAGGATGCCGCCGACTGGCTGCACCGCCTCAAGATCGTCGGTATCGACCTGCGTGACCCCACGCAGGTCATCGCCCTCACGGACGACGTCGCTGCCGACGGCCCGCTGGACATCATCGTCAACAACGCCTGCCAGACGGTCCGCCGCCTGCCGGGCTCCTACTCGCACCTCATCGATGGCGAGTCCGCTCCCCTGGCCCCGCTGCCCAGCGGGCTCGAGCTGCCCGAGATGGTGACGTTCGACCGCATCTCGGAGGCGCACCCCGCGGCCATCGCCGGCGCGCTGACCGCCCATCCCGTCGCGCACCACGACGGCGAGCCGGAGGCGGCCGCCGTCGCCGCGCACAACGCCGCCACGCTGACGGCGCTCGCGCTGAAGGCCGGCGGCGCGTCGCTCGAGCAGCACCTGGCCGGTACCGCCGTCGACGCCGGCGGGCTGATCCCGGACATCCAGGACAACAACTCCTGGACGCAGGTGATCGACGAGGTCGACCCGCTCGAGCTGCTCGAGGTGCAGTTCTGCAACTCGGTGGCGCCGTTCCTCATCGTGTCCCGGTTGCGTCCGGCGATGCGCGCCGCCGTCGAGCGTGGTGCCCGGCGGGCCTACGTCGTGAACGTCTCCGCCATGGAGGGGCAGTTCTCCCGCCGCTACAAGGGGGCGGGCCACCCGCACACCAACATGGCGAAGGCCGCGCTCAACATGCTCACGCGCACGTCCGCGGGCGAGATGTTCGAGACCGACCGGATCCTGATGACGGCCGTCGACACCGGCTGGATCACCGACGAGCGGCCCCACCACGAGAAGCTGCGCATCGCCGCCGAGGGGTGGCACGCACCGCTCGACCTCGTCGACGGGGCGGCCCGCGTCTACGACCCGATCGTCCGCGGCGAGGCAGGCGAGGACGTCTACGGCTGCTTCCTGAAGGACTACGCGCCTTCCCCGTGGTGA
- a CDS encoding GH36-type glycosyl hydrolase domain-containing protein has translation MTEHNERPTGTAYGRFDVDAHEYVVERPDVPVSWTNYLGTKDLCTVISHHGGGYSYYKSAQTGRITRFRQNGVPLDRPGKYVYLRDDDDADFWSVSWQPVGKPFVGPDDAVPLDGSAGRWTAAHGTGYTRFSSSYRGIDATQTVFVPLDDDAEVWDVRLTNTTDRTRSITVTGYVEFSFHTITVDNQNLQMSLYSQGADYADGVVEVDAYYEPWTFHYFTSAGPDGAEADSFDTLRDAFIGSYRDESDPLAVSVGQGSGSQGTTQNHCGALAHRVTLAPGETVRLSFVLGYGSRDAVGRAMRVKYADPDVVDREHAALVDHWRAKQARLAVTTPHAGMNAMLNTWTLLQAETCVVWSRFASFVEVGGRTGLGYRDTAQDCMSVIHSNPVKSKQRIVELLRAQTEAGYGLHLFNPDDFDPDAPTLPDIPSPTIVPRTDRSALIHGLEDTCSDDHLWLVPTIAEYVKETGETSFLDEEITYAEGSTGTVWEHLERALDFTSQQVGANGVALGLRADWNDGINLGGGETALVTFLHAWAIRAYLSLAVPLGRGDAVERYEAELRRLEEVADRELWDGRWWRRGITRDGVLIGSAENAEGKIFLEHQAWPVIGGITTRERGISSMDAIHELLASEYGNHLNWPAFTTVDDTVGFLTRVYPGIKENAAIFSHPNAWPIIAEAMLGRGDEAMAFYDAILPYHQNDNIAVREAEPYAYVQFVYGRDHERFGLAQNPWLTGSAGWMYTAATKYILGVRPALDGLVVDPAIPAAWDGFEVRREWRGAVYDITVRNPDHVQKGVRHITVDGETLPDAGVPATIPAAAPGTTVRVEITLG, from the coding sequence ATGACCGAGCACAACGAGCGGCCGACCGGCACCGCGTACGGCCGGTTCGACGTGGACGCCCACGAGTACGTGGTCGAGCGCCCCGACGTCCCGGTGTCCTGGACCAACTACCTCGGCACCAAGGACCTGTGCACGGTCATCAGCCACCACGGCGGCGGCTACTCGTACTACAAGAGCGCCCAGACCGGCCGCATCACGCGGTTCCGGCAGAACGGCGTCCCGCTCGACCGGCCCGGCAAGTACGTCTACCTGCGTGACGACGACGACGCCGACTTCTGGTCGGTGTCGTGGCAGCCGGTCGGCAAGCCGTTCGTGGGGCCCGACGACGCCGTCCCGCTCGACGGGTCGGCCGGCCGGTGGACGGCCGCGCACGGCACCGGCTACACGCGGTTCTCGTCGTCGTACCGGGGCATCGACGCCACCCAGACGGTGTTCGTCCCGCTCGACGACGACGCCGAGGTGTGGGACGTCCGCCTCACCAACACGACCGACCGCACGCGGTCGATCACGGTGACCGGGTACGTCGAGTTCTCGTTCCACACCATCACCGTGGACAACCAGAACCTGCAGATGTCCCTGTACTCGCAAGGCGCCGACTACGCCGACGGCGTCGTCGAGGTGGACGCCTACTACGAGCCGTGGACGTTCCACTACTTCACCTCGGCCGGGCCCGACGGCGCCGAGGCCGACTCCTTCGACACGCTGCGCGACGCATTCATCGGTTCCTACCGCGACGAGTCCGACCCGCTCGCGGTGTCGGTGGGCCAGGGCTCGGGCTCGCAGGGCACCACCCAGAACCACTGCGGCGCGCTCGCGCACCGGGTCACCCTCGCACCGGGCGAGACGGTGCGGCTGAGCTTCGTGCTGGGCTACGGCTCGCGCGACGCCGTCGGGCGGGCGATGCGGGTCAAGTACGCGGACCCCGACGTCGTCGACCGCGAGCACGCGGCGCTGGTGGACCACTGGCGGGCCAAGCAGGCCCGGCTCGCCGTGACCACCCCGCACGCGGGCATGAACGCCATGCTCAACACCTGGACGCTGCTGCAGGCCGAGACGTGCGTCGTCTGGAGCCGGTTCGCCAGCTTCGTCGAGGTGGGCGGGCGCACCGGGCTGGGCTACCGCGACACCGCGCAGGACTGCATGAGCGTGATCCACTCCAACCCGGTCAAGTCCAAGCAGCGCATCGTGGAGCTGCTGCGCGCGCAGACCGAGGCCGGGTACGGGCTGCACCTGTTCAACCCGGACGACTTCGACCCCGACGCGCCGACGCTGCCCGACATCCCCTCGCCGACGATCGTGCCGCGCACCGACCGGTCCGCCCTGATCCACGGGCTGGAGGACACCTGCTCCGACGACCACCTGTGGCTGGTGCCCACCATCGCCGAGTACGTCAAGGAGACGGGCGAGACCTCGTTCCTGGACGAGGAGATCACCTACGCGGAGGGCTCGACGGGCACCGTGTGGGAGCACCTGGAGCGTGCGCTCGACTTCACGTCGCAGCAGGTCGGGGCCAACGGCGTCGCGCTGGGCCTGCGGGCCGACTGGAACGACGGCATCAACCTGGGCGGCGGCGAGACCGCGCTGGTGACCTTCCTGCACGCGTGGGCGATCCGGGCGTACCTCTCGCTCGCCGTCCCTCTCGGGCGAGGCGACGCCGTCGAGCGGTACGAGGCGGAGCTTCGCCGCCTGGAGGAGGTGGCCGACCGCGAGCTGTGGGACGGGCGCTGGTGGCGGCGCGGCATCACGCGCGACGGGGTGCTCATCGGCTCGGCCGAGAACGCCGAGGGCAAGATCTTCCTCGAGCACCAGGCGTGGCCCGTCATCGGCGGCATCACCACCCGCGAGCGCGGCATCTCGTCGATGGACGCGATCCACGAGCTGCTCGCCAGCGAGTACGGCAACCACCTCAACTGGCCGGCGTTCACGACGGTGGACGACACCGTCGGGTTCCTCACCCGCGTCTACCCGGGCATCAAGGAGAACGCGGCGATCTTCAGCCACCCCAACGCGTGGCCGATCATCGCGGAGGCCATGCTGGGCCGCGGCGACGAGGCGATGGCGTTCTACGACGCGATCCTCCCGTACCACCAGAACGACAACATCGCGGTGCGCGAGGCGGAGCCGTACGCGTACGTCCAGTTCGTCTACGGGCGCGACCACGAACGCTTCGGCCTGGCGCAGAACCCGTGGCTGACCGGCTCGGCCGGGTGGATGTACACGGCGGCGACCAAGTACATCCTCGGCGTCCGGCCAGCCCTGGACGGTCTGGTCGTCGACCCGGCGATCCCCGCCGCCTGGGACGGCTTCGAGGTGCGCCGCGAGTGGCGCGGGGCGGTCTACGACATCACGGTCCGCAACCCCGACCACGTGCAGAAGGGCGTCCGCCACATCACCGTCGACGGCGAGACGCTGCCCGACGCAGGTGTGCCGGCGACGATCCCCGCCGCGGCGCCCGGCACCACGGTCCGGGTGGAGATCACGCTGGGCTGA